The Pseudodesulfovibrio senegalensis nucleotide sequence CAGTCTTCCAGATGCCGCCGGATGGAGGTGTTGAAAAGTTCTTCGCCCCATATTTCGGCAACGGTACGGCCCAGTATCTCTGCCGCTGTGCCGCCGTATCGTTCAACATAGGCACGGTTCACGGCCACATATTCGTAGTCCCTGTTCACCAGTGTCATGTGGTCCTGAGCCGCGTTGGCAATGAACTCGTAGCGGCTGAGCGTGTCCACGAGCCGTTTGTGCTCGGTCACATCCATGAACGAGGTGAACGACGCGGTCTTGCCTTCGTATTCGATGAGCAGGGTGGACGCCTGCACCCATATTTTTCGGCCTTTCGCGCTTTGCAGCAGGAGGCGAAGGTTGGAAAGCGCCTTGTTCTTTTGCAGGGTTTGGCTGATCGCAGTTACTTCTTTGGGGTCCACAATGAAGTCGGATGTTTTTTTGCCTTCAAGATTCTGGGCATCCACGGCCCGGCAACAGGCCTGATTGGCAAAGAGAATGCGGTGTGTTTCCAGTTCGGAGATGATGACGGGCAGGGGCGAGAGGTCGAGCAGGTTTCTGAGCCAGTGTTCGCTTTCGCGCAGTTGCTGTTCCACGCGCTTTATGCCGGTGATGTCGGTCATGACGCCCACGATGCCTTCGGGCGCGTCTTTTGGGCCGTAGGTGGCCTTGCGGACCAGCATGTGCTCGGCAGAGCTGGTCGTGGTCTCCATGGTGTGCTCGTATTCCTGAATGGTGTGGTTTTCCAGCAGCCATTTGTCCTTGTCGGAAAAAAGTGTGGCCGTGGCGTGGTCGAACACGTCAAAGGCCGTGCAGCCCAGCAATTGTGCGCGGCTGACGCCGGAGATTTCCTCGAAACGTTTGTTGCACCCGGTATAGCGGCCATCGACGGTTTTCATGAACACCGGGTGGGGCAGGACGTCGATGATGGTTTGCAGGTATTCAAGCTGTTCGCGCTGGGCCTTTTCCGCTTTTTTGCGTTCCCGGATTTCCCGCTTGAGCTGTTTGTTGGTGCGGGTCAGCCTGTCTGCCCGGTCTTCGGCAAGCTGACGGAGCTCGTCATGTTGCCGCTGGGTTTCGCGCAGCCGCGCAACCCGGTCAAGGCCCTTGTCCAGGGCCTGGGCAATATCTTCGCGCACGGTTTCGCTTTTTATGATGTAGTCCCATGCGCCCAGCCGCATGGCCGAAATGGCATCCTCGAGGGAGCCTTCGCCGGAAAGCACGATCAGGGCCACGTCCGGGGCTTCGTTGGCAATGGCTTCCACCACGTGGATGCCGTCCAGCCCGGGCATGCGCAGATCCACCAGCACCGCGTCCGGCTGTTCGTTGCGAAACAGTTCGAGTCCGGGGCTGCCGTCGTTTGCGGTCAGGGCTTCGTATCCCAGCCCCTGCAGCAGCAGGCTGACCAGCGTGGTGTAGCGTTCGTCGTCGTCAATGACGAGTATGCGTGCCGGGCTTATGGCCGTTTTTCGCTTGTTGTTGCCCATGACGGGTGTTTAGCACGTATCGCTGACAATATCATGTGTCATGTTGGGCCTTTTCCAGCTAACGCGCTTGTGTTGTCCCTGTTTGCCATGTATCTGCATGAGGGCGCCCCGCCCGCACCACAACCGCCTGGAGAGAGTGTATGAAACGCCTGCTGCTGATTGTCCTGACACTGTTGCTGGGTACAGGCTCCGCCCTGGCCTCCGAACAGCTCAGGGTCTTGTCCGACCGCGATTTCGCCCCGTATTCCATGATTCAGAACGGCAAGCCCTCGGGTATCGACGTGGAGGTCTTTGCCGAAGCGTGCAAGCGGGCCGGCGTGGACTATTCCCTGCAGCTTGTGGAATGGGAGGATTTGGTGAAGCGGTTGCATACGGGACAGTGTCACGCTGCGTTTTCCCTGTTCCGCACTCCGGAGCGCGAAAAGGACGTGCTTTTCGTGGACCGGGCCGTGATGCACTACAGCGACTACGGCCTGTTCACGCGCGTGGGCAGCGGGCTGGCCTTTGATTCATGGGACGACCTGCGCGGCAAGCGCATCGGCTCCATCGGCGGGTTCGCCATGAGCGACGGGTTTCAGCAGGCAGCGAAAAACGGAATTTTCACCTCCAGGGCCTATGTGGACGAGGCGTCGTGCGTGGGCGGGCTGCTCAAGGGTGAGATCGACGGTTTCGTGGGGCAGCTGGACACCACCCATTACCAGCTCAACCGTATGGGCATGACCAATACCGTGGTCTATCTGCCCAAGCTCGTGCGCAGTCGCAGGCCGGCCTATATCGGTTTTTCCCGCGCGGCATTGTCCGAGAGGCTGGAGGGTGTGGCCGCACGTCTGGGCAAGGCCTTGCAGTCCATGTACCGAGACGGAACCTACAATTCCATAGCGCGCCGGTATCTCTTTCGATTTTAGGCGGAAAGGGGAGCCCGCTCAGCTGCGGGCCGTGGGCAGGGAGAAGGTGAAGGTGCTGCCTTTGCCGGGTTCGCTTTCCACCCAGATGCGGCCGCCGTGGGCCGCAATGATGTGACGGCAGATGGCCAGCCCCAGTCCGGTGCCCTTGTTGCTTCCTTTTCGGGCTGCATTCGCCTGGGTGAATTTGTCGAAAACCGCATCCTGCATGTCCGGTTCGATGCCGGGTCCCGAATCTTCCACACTGATCAGCACGTATGTTCCGGCCGTTTGCGCCCGCACATGAACCGTGCTGCCCGCTTCGGAAAACTTGGCCGCATTGGAGAGCAGGTTCAGCAACACCTGCACCAGCCTGTCGGCATCTGCTGTAACCGGGGGCAGATTGTCCGCAATATGGGTCTGCAGCACGATGTCGGCGGCGTCAAAGATCCCCTGTGCCGCGTTCATGGCCTGTTCGATTACCGGAACAATGGAATCGGTGCGCATGGTGTATTCAATGCGTTCGGCCTCATGCTTGCTCAGGTCCAGCGTGTCGTTGATCAGCGTGGTCAGCCTGTTGCCTTCCTGCATGATGATGTTCAGATTATCCAATATCTTGTGTTGGTCGCGGATGGTTTTTTCGTCCGGGTTGTGCATGTTCGGGAAGATGGTGCGGGCCAGCTTCTTGCGTATCAGTGACGTGAATCCGAGTATGGACGTCATGGGCGTGCGCAACTCGTGGCTGATGAAGGATACGAATTCGTCCTTGGCCTGGTTGGCCTGTTTCAGGGCCTGCGTTCGTTGGCGAACGCGCGTTTCCAGCTCCATGCTGTGCCGCTTGGCTTCCTCCTCCGCCTGTTTGCGCTCCCGGATGTCGCGGGCCACGATGATGACGGGACCGTGTGCGTCTTCGGACGGAACGCGGATTTTCAGTTCCACGAGAACCGAGGCGTTACAGCCCGGCGGCTGGACCTCGGCTTCAAGGGTGGTGAACTCCCGTTTCCCTGCAAAAAGCGCGTCCGCGTGCTTGCGTATGTGCGGCGGTAGCATGTCCGCGAAAACGGTTCCTGTCAGTTCTTCGGGGGTGCACCCCAGCATGGAGTGGGCGGCGCCGACCACGGTGCTGATGCGTCCCGTGTCGGTTTCAACGAACAGGATGGTGTCGTTGATGGTGTTCAGCAGCTCACGAAAATGCTCCAGTTCCTCAAGTCGTTGCCGCAACTCCGGATAATAGCTTTTGCTCAGCGAACGGTCGCCGAGACCCATGAGCCGGTTGCGTTGACTGTCTTTTTTGGGATCCACGTTATTGCGCTGCCTCAAGTATTGCCCTGATATCGTTGGCACAGATTTCTTTGGGGTTGGTGAGCATGCAGGGGTCGAGCAGGGCGTGCTCCGCCAGCTTCTCGAAGTCTGCCGAGGAAACGCCGAGTTCGGCAAGCCCCTGTGTGACCCCGGCAGCCCGTTTGAGCGAGGCCACCGCGTCCAGCGTGGTCATCTTGCGCTTTTCGTATGACGATTCGTCATTCGTTTCAGCGCCCAGAAGCCTACCTATTTCGAAGTACTTGTCTGCGGCGTTGTCAAAATTGCAGGCCATGACGTGGTCCAGCAGCAGGGCGTTGCATTGGCCGTGGGGCAGGTCGAGGTAGCCGCCCAGGCTATGGGCCAAGGCATGGACAGCGCCGAGAATGGCGTTGGAAAAGGCCAGCCCCGCGTGGGTGCTTGCCAGAGCCATGCCCGCACGGGCCTCCATGTCGTCGGGCTTGTTTATGGCCCGGAGCAGGTGTTGGCCGACCAGTTGCACGGCTTTATGCGCATGCAGGTCGGTGAAGGGGGAGCCTGCATTGGAGACGTACGCCTCGATGGCATGGGTCAGCGCGTCCAGTCCGGTGTGGGCCGTGAGTTCGGGACTTTTGGTCGTGGTGGTTTCCGGGTCGATCATGGAAACGTCCGGAATCATGGTTTTGCTGACAATGGCGATTTTGACCTTGCGTGCGGTGTCGCTGATGATGCTGAACTGGGAGACATCCGCTGCCGAGCCCGATGTGGTGGGGACGCAGATCAGGGGCGGGCCCGGGATTTCCACGTTGTCCGCACCCTCGAATTCCAGCACGTCGCGGTCGTTGGTGACCACAATGCCGATGGCCTTGGCACAGTCCATGGGGCTGCCGCCGCCCACGGCCACAAGGGCGTCGCATCCGTTTTTTCGGAATGTTTCCGCGCCAGCCATGACCTGATGGTCCCGGGGGTTGGGCAGAATGTCGCTGAAGAGCGTGTAGCCGACCCCGGCTTTTTTCAGGCTGCTCATGACGTCATGGGGCCACGGAAGCTCCATGAGGTGAGGGCCGGTTACCAGCAGCACATGGCGTAGCCCCAGATTGCGGGCATATTGCCCGGCAAGCATGCGGGCACCGTTGCCGAAGATGAACTCCGGGGCAACGAATTTTCTGAGCGAGGCTCCTGTCTCGGACATGGGTTGCTCCTTTGTCGTATTGTTACCCTAGTAAGCGACAATCGCAAAGTAAAACCCGTTATTTCGTGATGCTTTGAGTGTGCGTGTCGAGATCCTGAACAAAGGTTTTCAGCAGGGCGCGGCTTTCTTCAATGCTTCCCAGTCGGCAGGCGGCCATGAGATGCAGCGCGGTGTCGCGGGCCTGGGTTGCCCCGATCACAAGACAGACGTTGCTCAGGGTTCGGGCCGTTTGCCGGGCCGCGTCCATGTCCGATTGATCCAGAGCGTGGAGCAGGGTGTTGGCATGTTCGTGCGACAGGCGGTGTGCGGTCTGCAGCATGTCCCGGAACATTTCTTCGGAAAGTCCGAGTTCCTGCATGGCAGGCACGTGCGGTTTGTCGTCGTCTTCCGGAAGCCCCGCCTCTGTTTGTTCTTGGGCGGCGGCCTGCGGCGGTGTTGCCGGGTCGGAACCCGGGGAGCGGGACGTTATGCTGGTCAGCCGGTCCATGACCGTGCCCAGTTCCGCGAAGTCCACTGGTTTCGCAACATAGGCGTTCATGCCCGCTTCCAGACATTTGTCCCTGAATTCCTTGAGCGCGTGGGCGGTCATGGCGATGATGGGCACGTCCGGATTGTCGATGTCGTTGTTTTTGCCTCCGGCCCGGATGATGCGGGTGGCCTGCAGGCCGTCCATGACCGGCATTTCAACATCCATGAGCACGAGGTCGAAAGTCTTTTCGGCCAGCAGTGACAGGGTTTCCTCCCCGGTGTGGGCTACCTCGAAGGTGTGCCCCATTTCCTCCAGCCGCAGGCTGGCCACCATGACGTTGACCTCGTTGTCCTCGGCCAGGAGCACCCGCAGCGAGCCGGGTTTGGTCCCGGTGTTCTCGCTTTGTTCGTTTCTGGGTGCGGGCAGCGGGCAGATGCCCGGCTCGAACCATGCGTCGAACCGGAAACAGGAGCCTTTGCCCACGGTACTGGTCAGGTGGATTTCCCCGCCCATGAGACCGATCAGATTTTTGCATATGGCCAGCCCCAGCCCGGTGCCGCCATACTGGCGCGTGCTCTGGCTGAAGCTCTGGAAAATGGATTCCATGAATTCTTCGGGAATGCCGATGCCCGTGTCGCTTACCTCGAAACGCACACCGTTGACCCGCGCCCCGTCCGGTGCGGTTTCCGGGGATGCGGAAACGCGTACCTCGATGCCGCCCTTGTGGGTGAATTTGACCGCGTTGCCCAGCAGGTTCACCAGAATCTGGCGCAGGCAGACCGGGTCGCCCTTGACGCAGGACGGCACGTCCTGCCCGATGTGCAGCGAGAGGTCGAGCTCTTTCTGCTGCGCCTGTACTTCCATGCCCTTGACCGTGGTTTCCAGATGCTGGAACAGGTCGAAATCAACGCGGTCCAGTTCCAGCTTGCGGGCTTCGATCTTGGTCAGGTCGAGGATGTCGTTGATGATGGAGAGCAGGTGCTCGGCCGAGTCCTTGACAGTGCCCAGATAGTCCCGCTGTTCCCGGGAGAGATCGGTCTGCAGGGTGATGTCCGTCATACCCACGATGGCGTTCATGGGCGTGCGGATTTCGTGGCTCATGGCCGCCAGGAATTCGCTTTTGGCCTTGTTGGCGGATTCGGCCTCTTCGCGGGCTTTTTCCAACTCCTTCAGGGACTGGCGGCTGTGGGTGATGTCGTCCCAGGCCCAGATCACGCCCTTGTCCAGATTGTCCGCGTCAATGGCCTTGCCGTACATGGAGCACCAGATGTCGCGACCGTCGCGGGTCCTGAACAGCTGCTCCGCGTTGTATTCGCCGGTCATGCGCAGGGAATCCCGGGCCACGGTCAGGAATGATTCAAAGCTGTCGCCCGGAAGCACCGTGGCCGGGTTCATGCCGATGAAGTCCTCGGGTTCAAAGCCGAAGATGGCCGCGCCGCGTCGGTTGATGGCCGAAAAATGCCGCCCCTTGGTCATGGCGATGCCCATGAGGCTGTTTTCCAGAATGGCTTCCAGTTTTTCCAGCGTCTGCTTGAGCCTGTTTTCCGACTCCTTGCGCACGTTGATGTCACGGATGTTGGCCAGAATGGCGTCGTGCTGTTTGTAGCTTATGGCCGTGAGCTGGATTTCCGCGTCGAATTCCACGCCGTCCATGGGGCGGCGCATGCGCCATTCAAAAAAGTGGGCCTCGCCCCGAACCACCCGTTCCCAGACCGTGGGCAGGCGGTGCACCGGGCTGGCCGGGCTGGAAATGTCGCGGGCAAAGGAAAGGTTGAATGCCTGTTTTTCCGACACCTTGAACATGTCCAGCATGCGTTTGTTCACATCGAGGATGGTGCCGTCCTTGAGGTGGATGATGATGGCGTCGTGGGTGCTGTCGAACACGGTGCGCAGGGCGCTTTCCGATGTTTTGAGTTCTGCGGTGCGGGCCTGTACGCGTTCTTCGAGGGAGTGGTGCGCGCGGCGCAGGTGCTTTTCGGCCTGGCGCCGTTTGGCCGTGTTCAGCATGAGAAATATGATGATCAGGCTCTGGGCGGCCAGAAAGGCCACGCCGCCGATGACCAGATTGCCGTATTCGCTGTAGAACGAGCGCGGCCGGTTGGTGATGAAGCTGTCCTGCGGCAGCTCCGAGAGGGGGATGTGGAATCGTTTCAGTTGGTTGAAATCGAACATGGTCCGTGTCCGGCCCGTGGTGTTCACCGGGATGAGGGACGGGGGGCGGCCCGAAAGCACGAGCAGTCCGATCTGGGCCATGAGTTGCCCCTGATGGAAGCCGCTGATGAGTTTGCCGCCTATGATGCCGTTGTTGATGTCCGCTTCCAGCAGCCCGTATACGGGGCCCTTGCTGGCTTTGGAGATGAGGCGCGAGGCCGTTGCGCTGTCATGGAATTTTCCGGCGCTGTCCCGGAAGAACGCGCCCAGCAGCACCACGGTGTTTTTGGGCAGGGCCGCAACTTGTGCGAGCAGTTTGTCCATGGGCAGCGGCGGCGCGTAGGTAATGCGCAGGCTGGGGGCAAAGCCGTCCAGTTGCCTGCGCATGCTTTCGGCCCAGGCGATGCCCGTGGGCGTGTAGTCGTTGATGATGTAGAATTGCTCCACGCCCGGATGCAGGGTGCGCGCCAGTTTCAGGGTGCCCAGCGCGTCGAACTCTTCGGCCACGCCCGTGAACAGGGGATATCCTGTCAGGTCTTCGGGACGGAAGAAGTTGACCCCGCAAAAGACCACGGGCACGCCGGGAAACAGCTGGTCGTGGTACTGGCGCAGGAAATCGAAGGCATTGTTGTCCGAGACAAGGATCAGGTCGAGTTTCTTGTTTCCGTATTTGTGGGCAAAGACCTGCCGCAGCTGTTCGCGGTATTCCGGGGTGAAGGCCACGCGTTTGGTGTCCATGTTCTCCACCATGAGGTCGATGCCTGCCTGCTTGGGATGCAGCACGCTGTCCACGCCGCGCAGCACCTGTTCCTGCCAGGGCAGGGTCTGGTGGTAGGAACAGAGCAGCAGCACCTGCCGCCCGCGGTTTTCCGGGGACGCGGCAGCGCGGGCCGCAGTGGGGGCCGCAGCCGTGACGCTCGCCAACACAAGGGCGGCCCACAGGAAACAGGATGTTTTTTGCCAGCGCATATCAGACCCGGTTGTTCATGTCTGTCCGCTTTCTATCAGATGGTACGTATTTTTGCCAACAAACCGTGTTTGCGACTTTTTGGTCCCTTTTTTGCGGGAAAAGCCGGCTGCCTGTTGTTTTTTGACTCAAGTCATGGAGTGTGCCCCTGCTCCGGGCTAGGCAATGGACACAGAACAGTGAAACCGTTTTTTCAAACAGGAGGAGACCATATGTTTTGTTACCAGTGCGAACAGACTGCCAAGGGTTCCGGATGCACCAGGATCGGCGTGTGCGGCAAGCAGCCGGACGTGGCCGCGCTTCAGGACCTGCTCGTGTATGCGTTGCAGGGATTTTCGCAGGTGGCTGTCGAGGCCCGCAAAAACCATGTGGCTAGCGGCGGCGAAGGCGCGTTCACGTGTCGTGCACTTTTTTCGACCCTGACCAACGTGAATTTCGATGCCGCGCGTTTCGTGCCCATGCTGAACGAAGTGGTGGAGCGTCGCGAATCCCTGAAGGCCGCGCTGGCCGCCAAGGGCGTTTCTCCGGCATGGCATGAGGCCGCCAGGCTTGTGCCGGCTGCGGACATGGCCGCGCTGGTGCCGCAGGGCGAGGCCGTGGGCATTGAGAACGACCCGGAAACCGATGCGGATATCAAGTCCCTGAAGCAGACCGTCATCTACGGGCTCAAGGGCGTTGCCGCCTATGCGGACCACGCCGAGATTCTCGGACAGGAAAACCCCGCGCTGTACGAGGCCGTGGAAGGTCTGCTTGCCGACACCCTGCGCACGGACATGGACCTCGGCGCATGGGTGCAGCGCGCACTGGACTGCGGCAACGCCAACATCATGGCCATGGAACTGCTGGATGCGGCCAACACCGGGACCTACGGGCATCCCGTCCCCACCGAAGTGCCGCTGGGCGCCACGCAGGGCAAGGCCATTCTGGTATCCGGCCACGACCTCAAGGATCTGGACATGCTCCTGCAGCAGACCGAGGGCACGGGCATCAACATATACACCCACGGGGAAATGCTGCCCTGCCACGGCTACCCGGAGCTCAAGAAGCACGAACACTTTCATGGTCATTACGGCACGGCGTGGCAGAACCAGCTCAAGGAGTTTGCCGCGTTCCCCGGAGCCATTCTCATGACCACCAACTGCATCCAGAAGCCCGCCGAATCCTATCTGGGCAACATTTTCACCACCGGCCTCGTGGGCTGGCCCGGCGCGGCCCACATCACGGAGAACGGTTCGGGCAAGGACTTTTCCGCTGTCATTGAAAAGGCGCTGGCAATGCCCGGGTTCGCGCAGGACGAGGACAAGGGTTCCGTGATGGTCGGGTTCGGCCACAATGCGGTGCTGGGCGTTGCCGACACGGTCATTGATGCGGTCAAGGCCGGAGACATTCGTCACTTCTTCCTCGTGGCCGGTTGCGACGGCGCCCGGCCCGGCCGCAATTATTACACCGAGTTCGTGGAAAAGGTTCCTGAAGACTGCATGGTGCTGACGCTGGCCTGCGGCAAGTTCCGCTTTTTCGACAAGAAGCTGGGCGACATCGGCGGCATCCCGCGCCTGCTGGACGTGGGTCAGTGCAACGACGCCTACTCCGCGGTGAAGATCGCCACGGCCCTTGCCGAGGCCTTTGACTGCGGCATCAATGACCTGCCGCTGTCGCTGGTGCTTTCGTGGTACGAGCAGAAAGCCGTGGCCATTCTGCTTTCCCTGCTGGCGCTCGGAGTCAAGGACATCCGCCTCGGACCCAGCCTGCCCGCGTTCATTACGCCCAACGTGCTCAACTTCCTTGTGGAGAAGTACGATCTCAAGCCCATTTCCACCCCGGATGAGGACTTGAAAGCCATTCTGGGCTAGGCGCTTACTGTTGCATCGGGATACGTCATTCGGGCGGGGCAGCGGTTGCTGTTCCGCCCGTTTTTTTGTGGTTTCCGGGATACGGGCGTATTTCTAGAAAATATCTAGAAATAGTGTAAGGCTCTGATTGAATGATTGGTTTTGGGGTTGTTGCGTGAAGAGGATGGGGGGCGCAGCGTTTGCATTTGTTTTGTACGCTTACGCACGGTGGAACACCGGGGGGCGGCTTCGCTCCCCCTAGGGCGATCATCATTTTTTGATGGAGCAGGAAAAAGAAGGCAAAAAACTGCGCGTCAGCACAGCGCATAAAAAAAAGCCCCGGACGTGCATCCGGGGCCGTTGTGCTTATTGGGCTGGGGCAACCAGTTTTTTGCGCTTCATGAGCGGTCGTGCAATGCCGAATTTGTTCAAGGTGGACTTCATGGCAGCCGTGGAATCCGGCGTGCCGCGATGCCTGACCAGCACCCGGTACCACGTGCCCTTGGCAGTGTCCGCGGATTCGAGCACCGCGTTCAGTCCGGCACCGGCCAGCTTGGTGCGCAGGGATTCGGCCATGTCCTGCTTGCGGAACGATGCAGCCTGATAGGTGTAGTCGTAGATTTTCTGCCCGGCGGCGGTCTGCGCCTCGGGTTTGGCTGCCGGAGCGGCCTGTTCAGCTTTGGGAGCGGTTGTTGCCGGTTTCGCTTTTCTTGTCGTGGTCGGCTTGGGCTTTTCCGGTTCGGCTTCTTCGGGCTGGCCCACCTGTTTGGGGGCCTTGGCCAGCGTTTCCGGGTAGGTCAGCTCTTCGGCCTTGAGCACGGAGGGCGCCTTGGTGGCGTTGGCCGCGCCGTGCTGGCTGGGCATGATGGCCGCAAGCTGCGGCACGGACTGTTCCGGCTGGTAGCCGCGTCCCACGAGCAGGCCGAGAATGAAAAACAGGCTCAGGGCCACACCCACGGAGCCAAGCACCGTGATCATACCGGAAAGTGACAGGGTAAAAGTCCATGTCTTTTGTTCCCCCGGCATTTTGGGGACCCGCACGTTGTATTTCTTTTTTTCCTTGCTGGCCGTCATGCATCCCTCCGGGACGGTCGTTACATTCGTTCGGGAGCGCCCACGCCGAGCAGTCCCAGGCCGTTGGCCACCACTCCGGCAACGCAGTCCAGCAGCAGCAGTCGGGCGGCGCAGAGTTCGGCCTCGGCGGAAAGTACGTGGCAATTGGTATAGTATCTATGCAGGGTGGAGGCAAGTTCCCGCAGATAAATGCTGATGATGTGCGGGCTTTCGCCGCGCGCGGCCGCTTCCACGGCGTCGGGGTAGCGGTCCAGCAACTGCAGCAGTTCGAAATCGTGTTTCGTGTTCAGCAGGGCCAGTGCCTCTGGGGTGGGGTCGGCCTTTTTTGCCTGTTGTTCCTGCGCCTTGCGCATGAGCGAGCAGATGCGCGCATGGGCGTACTGCACATAGTAGACCGGGTTGTCCATGGTTTTCTGCTTGACCAGTTCAAGGTCGAAATCAAGGCCGGAATCCGACTTGCGGGAAAGGAACATGAACCGGGCCGCGTCCGCACCCACTTCGTCCACAACGTCCTTGAGGGTTTCGAATTGCCCGGCGCGCGTGCTCATGGCGATGGGCGTGCCGTCGCGCAGCAGGTTCACGAGGTTGACCAGGATCACGTGCAGCTTGCCCTTGTTGCCGATGGCCTCGCAGGCCGCCTGCATGCGGGGGATGTAGCCGTGATGGTCCGCGCCCCAGATGTCGATGACCACGTCGAAGCCGCGTTTGAACTTGTTGTCGTGGTAGGCGATGTCCGAGGCAAAATAGGTGGTGTCGCCGTTGGACTTGCGCAGCACGCGGTCCTTGTCGTCACCGAAATCCGTGGATTTGAACCAGAAGGCGCCGTCATCATCGAAGCCGAGGCCCGATTTGCGCAGATCGCTGAAAGTCTCGTCCACCATGCCGTCGGTCACGAGGCTTTTTTCCGAGAACCACACGTCGTGGCGCACGCCGAACGCGGCCAGGTCCTCGCGGATGCCGTCAAGAATGGCGTTCATGCCGATATTCTTGCAGATTTCCGCGGCATCCTCTTCGGAACCGTCCAGAATGCCGGGATGCAGTTCCAAAACCTGCGCGGCGATGTCGCGGATATAGTCGCCCTTGTAGTAGTCCTCGGGCTCTGCCGGGTTCAGGTCCTTGATCTGGCGCAGGCGATAGAGAATGGACTGGCCCAGAATGAGCATCTGGCGCCCCGCGTCGTTCACGTAGTATTCGGCCTCCACCTCGTACCCGGCTTTTTCCAGAATGCGCACCAGACTGTCGCCCAGAGCCGCGCCGCGGCCATGGCCGATGTGCAGCGGCCCGGTGGGGTTGGCGGAAACGTATTCCACCTGAACTCTGGTGCCCTTTCCCACGGTCAGGGTGCCGTAGTCAGCGCCCTGCTCGGCAACGATGCGCGCGGTCTCCTGCCAGAAGTCGCGGCCCATGGTGAAATTCAGAAAGCCCGGCCCGGCAATGTCCACGGATTCGACATGCCTGTCCTGACGCGCCTTTTCCGCAATGTCTTCGGCGATCTGGCGCGGGGCCTTCTTGGCCTGTTTGGCCAGCATCATGGC carries:
- a CDS encoding SPOR domain-containing protein — encoded protein: MTASKEKKKYNVRVPKMPGEQKTWTFTLSLSGMITVLGSVGVALSLFFILGLLVGRGYQPEQSVPQLAAIMPSQHGAANATKAPSVLKAEELTYPETLAKAPKQVGQPEEAEPEKPKPTTTRKAKPATTAPKAEQAAPAAKPEAQTAAGQKIYDYTYQAASFRKQDMAESLRTKLAGAGLNAVLESADTAKGTWYRVLVRHRGTPDSTAAMKSTLNKFGIARPLMKRKKLVAPAQ
- the argS gene encoding arginine--tRNA ligase, with the protein product MRAKLHLEEILRQIVAECGWEWPEKAVIEPPKDKQFGDMSANVAMMLAKQAKKAPRQIAEDIAEKARQDRHVESVDIAGPGFLNFTMGRDFWQETARIVAEQGADYGTLTVGKGTRVQVEYVSANPTGPLHIGHGRGAALGDSLVRILEKAGYEVEAEYYVNDAGRQMLILGQSILYRLRQIKDLNPAEPEDYYKGDYIRDIAAQVLELHPGILDGSEEDAAEICKNIGMNAILDGIREDLAAFGVRHDVWFSEKSLVTDGMVDETFSDLRKSGLGFDDDGAFWFKSTDFGDDKDRVLRKSNGDTTYFASDIAYHDNKFKRGFDVVIDIWGADHHGYIPRMQAACEAIGNKGKLHVILVNLVNLLRDGTPIAMSTRAGQFETLKDVVDEVGADAARFMFLSRKSDSGLDFDLELVKQKTMDNPVYYVQYAHARICSLMRKAQEQQAKKADPTPEALALLNTKHDFELLQLLDRYPDAVEAAARGESPHIISIYLRELASTLHRYYTNCHVLSAEAELCAARLLLLDCVAGVVANGLGLLGVGAPERM